The Microbacterium sp. SORGH_AS_0428 genome contains the following window.
CGCGCTGGTCTCGGCCATGACGCGCTCCGCAGACCGGTCGTCCCCGCCCGCAGCGATCGGCGCGCACGCCGGCGCGCTGCAGGCGGCCCTGGCGGGCACCGGCGCGCAGGTGCTGGAGCCCGCCGAGCGCGCGCTGCTCGAGCTGTGGCTGGCGCGGTTGTCTCTGCCGCCCAGGTGACACCACTCGGCGGCGGCCGATGAGCCCCGCGGCTGCGGGCTGGTTCGCCGCCCTGTCCGCAGGCGACATCACGACGCTGTCGACGCTGCTCGCTCCGGAGGCGGAACTGATCGGCCCGGACGGTCGGCGCGTACGCGGCAGCGCTCCCGTCATCCGCTGGCTCATGGATGCGGCCTCGCCCGCCGACGCCCGGCTGCACGTCGGCACCGTCACACACGCGCACGGCATCGCCGCAGCCACCCTCTGCGTGGAGATCCTGCTGTCCGGCGGGCAGCATCGGACCGAGCGCGGGGTCATGGCGGTGACGGTAGGAAGACGAGGGGTCCGTCGCGTCGTGATCGACGACTGAGTTCTCTACAACAGTGATACATAACTGCATGTAACGGTTAAGTTTTGTTTCCATCCGGTTTCCCCGCCCGCATCGCGCGGATGCGATCCCTAGCCTCGGACGCGGACCGCCCGGATAGCGGTTCGACCCGACACCCTTCCTCGCATCGAAGAACCGTGAGAACACGTCTGTCCTCGCGCGCTCGATGGCTCGCCCTCACCGCGACCATCGTCACGCCCGTCATCGCCCTCACCTGCGCGCCATCCGCTGCGCTCGCCTCCCCGTCCGACGCCCCCCTCGCCTCTGGCGAGGACTGGGCGATCACCCGGGCGCCGGGCGGATACCTCGTCACGGTCGATCTCGACGAGCCGCTGCCCATCGTCAGCGATGCGCCGACCCTCGTCGCCGACGGGGAGACACTCGGATTCGCCACCGAATCCGCCGACGGGCTCTCACTCAGCCTGTTCACGACGGATGCGAGCGTGACCCGCGCCGCCGACATCGACAAGGGCTGGGCATCCGCCGACACCGACAAGGCGGCCGAACAACCCGCCCCCGAACGCGTCGACGAGCCGACGAACGACGAGCTCGTCGAGCAGATGAGCCGGATGGCGCCGCTCGCCGCGACCGCCGACCCCGCCGATGCCGGTGCATACGCCGTCACCGAGGCCGAGTACGACTTCGGAGACCGCGCCGTCCCCCTTGCAGGGATCTCCGGCATCCGCGGCGAGATGACCGGGAAGATGTATCTCACCGACGCACCCGGCGAGCGCCCGACGGTCATCCTGCTGCACGGCCGCCACACCTCCTGCTCGACAGGTACCGCGAATCCGCTGCGGTGGCCCTGCGGCCCCAACCAGGTCAACGTGCGCAGCTACCAGGGCTATGAGGGCACGGGACGCGCGCTCGCATCCCACGGCTACAACGTGCTCTCCATCGCCGCGAACGCCGTGAACTCCAACGACAACCAGCTGGCGCTGGACTACGGCGCCCAGGCGCGCGGCCAGCTCATCCTCGACACTCTCGGCATGCTCGAGAAGGCGAACTCCGGAGCCGCCGTCTCCTTCGAGGACGTCTCGTGGCCCGCGGACGACGCGACCGTGACCCGCACCTCGCGCACGCTCGACGAGGCGCTCGTCTACGCGACCACCCGTCGCGACGCTCCTGCTGCGCCGGGCGGCGTGAACGCCGCATCGCTCGTGGGCCGCTTCGACCTCGACACGGTCGGGATCATGGGCCACTCCCGCGGTGGCGAGGGTGCGACCTCTGCGGTCACCCTCAACCAGGGTCTCGCCGATCCGTACGGCATCGTCTCGGTCCTGCCACTGGCACCCGTCGACTTCGGCCGCATGACGGTCCCTGACGTGCCCATGGCCGTCTTCCTCCCCTACTGCGACGGTGACGTCAGCAACCAGCAGGGCCAGCACATGATCGACGACTCGCGCGGCGCCTTCGGCGACGACGTGTTGCGCTCCGCCGTGTGGGTCATGGGCGCGAACCACAACTTCTTCAACACCGTGTGGACGCCGGGCATGTACCCCTACGCGACAGGCGACGACTGGAGCACGAGCGACCGCACCTCCTCCTGCCGCACGGCGGATCCGTCACGTCTCACCTCCGCACAGCAGTACCAGGTCGGCGTCTCGTACATGACCGGGTTCTTCCGTCTGACGATGGGCGGCGAGACCCAGTTCCAGTCGCTGTTCGACGGCTCCGCGACTCCGTCGACGACCGCCACCTCCTACGCCGACGTGCGCATCATGGCGTCGCAGCCGAGCTCGGCGACGACGATGCTGACCGACTTCACACGCAGCAGCACCCTGGTGCGTACGGCGGGCAATGCCTCGGCGCAGGTCTGCGCGAACGCGGAGACGGCATCCTCGATCGCTCCGTCCGTGCCGTACTGCACCCCGCGCACGGTCGGCACCGCCCGCGTGCCCCACTGGACCCCGGTGCGCTTCGGACTCAACGTGCCCGCCTACCCCGTCACCCGCGTGACGTGGACCGGTTCGACCACGAACCCGGCAGCGGTCAGCAACGGGCAGCTGCTGATCACGGTGCCCGAGGGATCGCGCAACGTGTCCTCGCGGACGCAGCTCACGCTCAAGGCGGCACCGGATCTGTCGGTCACCAGCGGCACCGACTTCACGATCACGGTCGCCGACGGATCGGGTCACACCTTCACCCGCACCGCGTCGGAGATCAACCCGTTCGCCGTGAACCGCCTGCCCGGCGGCACGCACACCTCGTTGAACAAGATCGTGCTGCAGCAGCTGACGATCCCGACGGCGGAGATGACCGACATCGATCTGACCGACGTGCGCGAGGTGCGCATCGGCGCCGGCGTGGGCGCCGACGCCACGGGCGCCGGAGGCCTCTACCTCTCCGACCTCGCCTTCGACACGCCCACATCCGCCCCCGCGAAGGTCGCGACCCGCACCACGGTCAACGTGGCCGGCACGGTCGTGGAGGAGGGCACGGCCGCCGACACGAGGGAGATCGCCGTCTACCTGAACCGTCCCGAGTCGTCGCCGGTCACCGCGTGGGTGAGCTTCGTGCCCACCTCCGGCCCCGTCTCCGCGGCCGTCCAGGGCGTGCGCTTCGCTCCGGGCGAGACGTGCACGGTCGTCGAGGTGCCGATTGCCGGCAACGTGCAGCCTTCGACGACCCCGTCGACCGCGATCACGGTCAGCGCGACGAACACGACGGGCGCGGTCATGGGCGCGAGCGCGTTCAACACGCTCATCGTCCGCGAGGACGACGGCGTGACCGGTTCCCTGCCGGCCCTGCCGGAGGCGGGCGTGCAGGGCGACGCGTGCGCCGAGTTCGAGGCGTCCCGCACCGCGGGCTCGCTCACCACGTCGGGGACCGAGCTGGCCCCGGGCGCGGAGCTGACGCTCACCGCGGCCGGCTACCGCGCCGGCGAATCGGTGCGCTTCACGTTCGCCGGCGAGGACGCGGCCACGGCGACGGCCGCCGCCGACGGAACCGCGTCGGCGACGTTCACGATCGCGGAGGACCAGGCCCTGGGCTCCCAGACGGCGAGCGCGCTCGGTGCGGGCTCGGCGCGCCTGCAGGAGGCGACGGTCGACGTCCTCGCTCCCACGACGACGTCACTCTCGCTCGCCGAGGGAGCCTCGCTCGTCGAGGGCGCGGAGCTGACCTTCCTCGCGAAGATCGAGGGTGTCGAGACCAGCGGGACCGTGACCTTCACCGACGGTGGCGCGGCGAGCGGGGGCGCGGGATCCACCGCTCCGACCGCTGCCGCGGGTGCCCTGCTGGGCAGCGTCGACGTGGTGGACGGCGTCGCGCGGCTGACGCTGCCGGACGGCCTGTCGGCAGGCTCGCACGCGGTCGTCGCCGTGTTCGGCCGCACCGCGACCGCCGCGGAGTCCCGTTCCGAGGCGCTCACGTTCACGATCGCCGCGGCGCCCGTGACCGAGGAGCCCGGCACCGGCGGCGAGACCCCGACGCCCGGCACCGGCGGCGAGCCGTCCACGCCCGGCACCGGCGGCGAGCAGCCCATCGCGGGAGCACCGGGCGCGGCTCCCGCGGACCGCGGTGACCTCGCCCTCACCGGTGGGGAGATCGCGAGCTGGGCGCTCCTGGCCGGCGGCGGACTGCTGCTGTTCGGGGCCGCTCTGGTGATCGCCCGCAGACGAGCGGGAGCGCGCGCGGACTCCTGACGTCAGCGAAGAGGGGCGTCGCCGATCAGGCGGCGCCCCTCTTCGCGCTCTGCCGGCGGATTCACGCCTGCGCGATGACGACGGCCAGCACGACGTCGGACTCGACCGTCGTGGCGGCGACCTCGAGGTCGGGGACGTAGGTCTCGCGGAGCCGATCCGAACTCTGCGCGAACCGCTGTCGGAGTTCGTCAGCCGCAACCTCCGGCGTCGCGACAGCGCAGACCATGGCCACTCGACCGGGCCCGATGAGTCCCACCTCGGCCTCGTCCGCGAGCATGCGCGTGCAGGCGTCGACCAGCGCCGTGTTGACCTCGTCGATGTACTCCTGACCGAACGATTCGCGGATCAGCTCCAGCTCGTCCACGGTCGCCACCCGCCAGGAGACGGCGCCGTGCTCGGCGAGGATCGCCCTGGCGCGGGCGGCCAGACGGTCTCGCGTGCCCACCTGCTGCACCCGGCGGCTGGCTCGCTCGTCGCGGGCGGCGGCGAGCACCCCGAAGGCCAGGAGGATCACCGCGAGCACCCCCGCGATCGTGGTGGGGCCGGTGGCGAAGTACTGCGCATAGACCCCGTCGTACAGACCGTCGATCGCCAGGAAGACCACGCGGCCGACGGAGTAGAGCGCGTAGCCGATCATCGTCGCCGCGATCGCCAACGTGCCGCTCGTGGCCCGTGCGCGGCCGACCCGCGCCTCGATCGCCGTCAGCGCGCAGCCCACGATCAGCAGCAGGATCTTGATCCCCGACGAGACCGTCTCCGACAGCAGGATGCTGCACACGAACATCCCGACGCCGCCCGCGATCACGGCCCACAGGCGCCACTGCCGCCTCTCGTTGAGCGCTCCGACCGCCACCCACAGCAGGGCCGGCGCCAGCACCATCGCGGCGTCGCCGGCGGCGAGGGTCCATACCGCGTGCTCGAAGGAGAAGTAGATGACGTACAGCAGGCTCGAGAAGACGGCGAACACCGCGGAGGCGGTGGCGATCCCGAGAAAGGATCCCGAACGATAGGAGGGGCCCCTCACCCAGAGGAAGGCCGCGAGGACGACGAACGTCGCCACGATGCTGACACCCACCAGGGGCAGGCCGGTCATCGCGTTCATGGCCGTCCCTTCCGCCGCAGGATGAGAACGCCATGCTACGCGGGGGCGGCTCGGGCGTCAGCCGAAGACGGAGAACCCCGTTGTCTCACCGCCGGCGCAGCGGCCGGAAACTGGGGATGGGGATCGGCTTGCTGATCGGGCTCGCCGGCTCGGGCGCCGAAGCGCCGAAGCGCTCCTCGAACTCCCGCCGCACGTCATCCTCGAAATAGTCCGCGTCGTCGCGGAGATCGTCGTGCTCCTTGATACTCATGACCGCCTCCTGCTGCGATCACGGTAGGTCGACGGAGGGGGCATGCCACGGGGGTTGCGGATCCGCGACGACCCGTCTACTCACGCGCGCTCGCGCCCATTGCGGCGACCGCGTCCGCGAGCAGCGGCCGGGGCATCGCGAGCACGAGCCGGAGGAAACCGGGGGCCGCGCACAGCGCACCGTCGGTCAGCACGACCCCCGCGCGCTCGCGGAAGAAGTCGGCGGGCGCGTCCGGCAGCGCGAGCTCGCGCGCGTCCAGCCAGGCGAGGTAGGTGCCTTCAGGTGGCGTGTAGCGCACCTCGGGCAGGTGCTGGGCGAGCAGCTCACCCAGCAGCATCCGGTTGCCGTCGAGGTACTCGATCGTCTCTGCGAGCCAGGACTCCCCCTCCTCGTATGCGGCGATGGATGCGACCACGCCGAGGGTCGAGGCGCCGTGCACGTGGGCGAAACCCACGCGCCGGTAGATGTCGTCGTCGTTCTGGTTCGAGGTGATGAGCTGTGCCGCCTTCACGCCCGGGATGTTCCACGCCTTCGACGCACTCGTGCCGGTGACGGTGTGCGCGGCGGTGGCCTCGGAGAGCGAGGCGTACGGCACGTGCGTGGCACCGCCGTACCGCAGCGGCGCGTGGATCTCATCGGCGAAGACCCGGCCGCCGTGACGTTCGACCACATCGGCGATCCAGCCGAGCTCATCCCGGGTCAGGACGGAGCCGGTCGGATTATGCGGGTTGCACAGCACGAGCGTGCGCGCGCCGGCGGAGAAACGCGGCGTCGATGCCGTCGATGTCGTGCTCCCAACGCCCGGACACCACGCGGCCCGGCACCGGGATCACCGGGTGCCCGATCGCAGGCAGATACGTGAGGAACGGCATATAGGCGGGCGTGGGCACGATCACGGGTGAACCGGCCGGCGCGAACGTGCGGACCGCGACGCCCAGCGCCGCCATCACGTCGGCGACGGGGTGCACGCGCTCGGACGCGATGCGCCACCCGTAAGCGCGCCGCATCCAACTCGCCGTGGCGAGCGCCATCCGCTCGGCGAGCGCCGGCGACAGATACCCGAGTGTCTCCTCCTCGACCGCCCGGTGCAGCGCAGCGCTCACCACCGGCGCCGTGCCGAAGTCCATCTCAGCCACCCACGCGCCGATCTTGCCCGGATGCAGGCTCCACTTCCGACTCTCCGGGCGATCGAGCATCTCGCGGCCGCGTTCGTCGTAGGGATGCGTCACAGATCCGACGCTACCGGTGGCGTGCATCCGACGTGCCCGGGATGCCGTATTCTGTCATTCAAGCAAGGGGAGTACTCCCGCTCGCGGTCGGCTCGTCAATACGGATCCAACGTCGGATCCCGGGCCGCCGGTCCCGACCAGCATCGGGGCGGAGGAGACCTTGGCGTCATGACCGTACGCCCACCCCTTGGAGTTCTCCGTGAACGTCACCCCCGCCATCTGGCTCATCACGATCGCGATCACGATCGCCTTCTTCGTCTTCGAGTTCTTCGTGCACGTGCGCAAGCCGCACGCTCCCACCATCCGCGAATCCGCCGTCTGGTCGGTCTTCTACATCGGCCTGGCGCTGCTGTTCGGGGTCGGGATCGGCATGGTCTCGGGCTGGACCTTCGGCGGCGAGTACTTCGCGGGATACCTCACGGAGAAGGCGCTGTCGATCGACAACCTCTTCGTCTTCCTCATCATCATGACGGGCTTCGCCGTGCCCAAGGAGTACCAGCAGAAGGTGCTCATGATCGGCATCGTGATCGCGCTCATCATGCGCGGCGCGTTCATCGCGCTGGGCGCGACCCTCATCGAGAACTACTCGTGGGTGTTCTACATCTTCGGCGCCTTCCTGCTCTACCTGGCCTGGCAGCAGGCGTTCTCGAGCCACGAGTCCGATCCCTCGAACGGGCGGATCGTCCGTTTCGCGCGCCGCATCCTTCCGGTGCATGACCAGTACCACGGCGACCGGCTCACCGTGAAGATCGACGGCAAGCGCTTCGTCACCCCGATGCTCCTGACCATCGTCGCCGTGGGCTTCATCGACCTGGTCTTCGCACTCGACTCGATCCCCGCGATCTACGGCCTCACGCAGGAGGCGTACATCGTCTTCACCGCGAACGCCTTCGCTCTGATGGGCCTGCGCCAGCTCTTCTTCCTCATCGGCGGCCTGCTCGAGCGCCTCGTGTACCTGGCGCAGGGCCTCGCCGTCATCCTGGCCTTCATCGGTGTGAAGCTCGTCTTCCACGCACTCCACGTCAACGAGCTGCCGTTCATCAACGGCGGCCGGCACATCGAGTGGGTCCCCGAGATCCCGATCTGGTTCTCGCTGCTGTTCATCGGCGCGACGATCGCGGTGGCCACCGTCGCGAGCCTGCTGAAGACCCGCAACGACCGGCTGAAGGCCGACCGCGACCGGGTGCAGGGCCGCCCCGTCGCCACCGCCGAGGTCGACGAGCACTGAGCTCGCGGGTGCGACGCCGCGTCAGAGCGGGCAGGTCTCGAAGGCGTAGTCCGCATCCCCCGGCGTCGTGAGGTCGCGATCGCGCAGCACGAGGGATGCGGGTATCGCCGCGTCGGCGCACAGCTCATCGAACGGCCGGTCGATCGCGTCGGTGTACTCGATCGCGACCACGGCGTCGCCGTAGACGTCGGTGTAGGCCGCGCACTCGTCGTAGTACGCGCACTCCTCCACCACGGCGAAGTCGAAGCCGGCCTCGGCGCGCAGACGCCCCGCATCCTCCGCCGCGTTCTTCTGACCCGCCGCAAGGCCCGCGCGATGCGCCCGCTCGACGAGCAGCGTCGCGAGCGCGAGGTTGTGGTCGACGGTGAGGAGATCGCCGGAGCGGGTGTAGGTGTCGAGGTTGTCGAACTCGACCGCCGCGTAGCCCGCCGCCGCACAGTCGTCGATCCACTCTCCGACGCGCGCCGCGATGGCCTGACGAGCCTCGTCCGACCGGGTGTCGAGGAGCGCTTCGTCGGGCCAGTCGGGATCCATCACGTCCGCACCGTCCCGCCGCAGGACGAGCTCGTCGGGCCACTCGTCGCGCTCGCCCGGCTGCGTCTGGAAGGCGTTGAGGTAGCAGATCGAGTACACGCCGGGCGCGGGCGCGGCCGTGCGGTCACGGGCGACGATCCCCACCCGCGGATCCGGCGGATACGCGCCGCCGAGCTGATAGTCGGCGGGCGTTCCGGCGGGCGGCGACCACATCACCGACCCGGGGCTCTGGCCCGAAGCCGACTCGCTCGCACACCCGGCCATGGCGGCGAGGCGCGACAGCGATCGCGCCGGCGGCGAGCACCCGCACCGGCGCGGACGCAGCGCGGCGGCTCGTCATGAGGCGAGCAGGGCCCCCACCCGTGCGACGAGCTCGCGCGGCGAGAAAGGCTTCGTCATGAAGTCGTCCGCGCCGGCCGAGAACGCGCGCGCGATGTCCTCGTCCTGCGCCCGAGCGGTGAGCATCATGATGCGCGTGCTCGCGAATGACGCATCGCCGCGGAGCTCTGCACACACCTCCAGACCGGTGCGGTGGGGCATCATCCAGTCCAGGATGACGAGGGAGGGACGCGCGTCACGCGCGGCGACGAGACCCTGCTCACCGTCGGGGGCCACCGCGACCTCGTGTCCCGAGGCCGCCAGGCGATGCTGGATCAGCTGCGCCACGTCGGCGTCGTCTTCGACGACCAGAATGCTCGCCACGGCCGCCACCTCCTCGCGACCCTTGTCTCGTGTACGGGGCGGGCGCCGCCGAGAGGGTACGTTCACAGTATGAAGGCTGGCGCCCCGTTCGCGACACTCGGCGCCCCGCCACGGACCACGTGGATCCCCCCGTGGTGGAGTTGGCCGATCGCCGCTGTCGTCATCGGTGCCCTGGGCCTCTCGGGGACGATCTTCACTCCTCCGGGCGGCAGCGCCGCCGCGTGGTGGCCGGCCGCGGGAGCGGCCGCCCTGTTCGCGCTGCTCAGTCCACCGCGCCGGCGCGGCGCCTTCGTTCTGCTCGTCCTCGTCGTGACGGTGATCCCCAACCTCGTCTACGGCCGTTCCCTCGCGGTGGCCGTCGGCTATGCGCTGGCGAACGCCCTGGAGATCGCGGCACTGCTCGCCGTGCTGGCGATCTGGGGCTACCGCGGCGCCAACGCCTTCGTGCTGCACCGCACGCGCGAGGCGCTCGTCCTCGTGGTCGCCGGCCTCACGGGCGCGCTCGTGGCCGCGCTGGTCGCCGCCACCACGGCCGCGCTGCTCGGCGGCGGCGACTTCTCGGCGACCGCGCTGAGCGTGTTCCCCTCCCATGCGGCGGCCGTGCTTCTGATCGCTCCGTTCGCCTGCATCCCGCCGATCTCCGGCTCCGCGCCCGTGCCGCGCTGGGAAGTCGTGCTGCAGCCCGTCCTCCTGGTGGGCGTGCTCGCGTTCGTCGCCTTCCCCCGCGTCGAGATCCCCCTCACCTTCCTGCCGTTCATGATCATCGCGTGGGGATGCCTGCGCCTGCCTTTCGTGGCCTCCCTCATCGAAGTGCTGGTCGCCGGCATCGCGATCCTCATGGTCACCCTGGCCGGGCGGGGGCCCTTCGCGCTCGGACTCTCCCCGGCTGAGCGCGCGATCACCGTCGAGATCTTCCTCATCGCCTTGGCGACGGTGTCACTCCTGCTGCTCACCGCGCGCGCGGAGCAGCAGGAGACGGCGCGTGTGGCCGAGCGCACGAGTCACCTGCTCTCGGGCGGTCTGGTCGAGACCGAAGTGGGGCTCGCCGTGGCGCGGCGCGCAGGGGAGAGCACCGAGCTGCTGTGGGCGAACGCTGCCGCGCGATCCATGATCGTCCTGGAACTCGACGGTGACGACTGGGCGGGCCCCCTCGAACACGTCGCGCGGCATGCCAGTCGCGACGGCGTCGAGCGTGTGCACACGGACGGAGACACGTCACTGCGTCTGGTTGCCAACCCGATCGAGAACGATCCCGGGATGTTCGCCGTCCAGCTGCTCGACGTGTCGAGCACCGTGCGCATGATCCACGCGCGCGCGGACGCCGAACGCGAGCGCGCCGCGGCCACCGAGCTGCGGGCCGACCTCCGGCGGCAGCGCGACGACTTCATCTCGACCACGAGTCACGAGCTTCGCACGCCCTTGACCAACGTGCTGGGCTACGCCGAGCTTCTCGAGGAGTCGCCCGTGCTGACCGCTCTCGAACGCGACTGGGTCGCCCGCATCCGGCGGAACGGACTACGTCTGTCGGATCTCGTTGAGGATCTGCTGATGGTCGGCGGGGCCCATGCGACGCCCGCGAGCCCCGGCGAGCAGCACACGCTCTCGACCCGTTCCGTGGTGGCGGCGATCGTCGCCTCGCACGGCGCCGCGGCCGACGAGAAGCGGCTGCGCCTCGAGATCGACATCGATGCCGGAACGAACGTGCACGGAGTTCCCGCCGACATCCATCGCTCTCTCGGAGCGCTGCTCACCAACGCGATCCTGTTCACGCCGGCCGACGGGGACGTGCTGGTGCGCGTGCGCGAAGACGGTGGGATCACCGAGTTCTCGGTCAGCGACAGCGGGCCCGGCATGAGCGATGCCGACCGCGACCGCGCCTTCGAGCGCTTCTTCCGGGCCGCGGAGGCGGAACAGTCCGGCGCGCCCGGTGTCGGCCTCGGACTGTCCATCGCGCGGCGCCTCGCGCATCGGAACGGCGGGACGCTGGAACTCGTCTCCCCTGCGTCCGGCGGCCTGCGTGCGGTGCTGCGGCTGCCGGCGGCGCCGCGCCACGCCTGAGCATCGCGCATCCACCCCTCGCGCGGTTCAAGCGACGGGCAGCGGTACCCGCGCCTCGAGCACGACGTCGCGGCCCCGCTGGAACAGATGCGCGCCGCCCAGGTTGGCGATGCCTCGGCCCGCCGTCAGGGGCAGCGCCGAGCCGAGGCGCCCCGGCGATGACACCTCCACGCGCAGCTCAGGGGCATCCGGGGCTTGGTGGGTCACCTCGAGTGTCGCCTGCCTCGCACCAGAGTGCTTGACCGCGTTGAGGAAGCCCTCGCTCGCGATGTCCACGACACGGCGCGTCACGTCCTCGCGCCCCAGCGCGATCCGCGCCTCGTCGTCGATGTCGCTGGAGATCTCCAGCACATGCGACCACGTCTCGATCATCTGGGCGAGAGCGTCCGACGGCGCGATCGGCGCTGTCGCGGCCTGCGTCGGCGCGGTGCCCTCGATCTCCGCGAGGGCCAGCGTGATCGTCGCCGCGAAGGCATCCAGCTCCTCGACGGTCGCCGCGCGCTCGTCCACCGTCGCGGCGAACAGCACGCACCTCCCCTGTACCCGACCGTGCAGCTGCTCTGCCGCGGCGCGCAGTTCGAGACGAGCGCGCGTCGTGCGCGCCGCCACCGCATCCGTCTGCGCGGCCAGAGCGCGCGACAGGCGACGCGTCTGCACGATCGCGCTGTGGATCGCGTCAGAGGAGACACCGATGATGGCCGCGAGCAGGGGAAAGGCGAGGATCGGAACGAGTGCCGTCGGCAGCGTCTGAGGCGCCAGGAGGATTGCGGCGGAGGAGAAGAGCACCCCCGTCGCGAACCAGGCGAACAGGATGGCGCCGCCGCGCGCAGTGGCCGAGCGGCGACGCGACGAGCGACGGGCGACCGCGTCGGCGACGAAGCCGCAGGCGAAGACGAGCACGACGGCGAACAGGGCGAGCGCGGTCGAGACCGTCGTCAGCGTGTAGGGAAGGCTGCCGACCGCGTAGGCGATGCTGACGACGACCGGGCTCGGCGGACGCAGCCGCGCCAGCAGCGGGCGCCGGGCAGGGGCGGGCACCGCCACGGGGCCGGTCCCTGCCCGGATCTCGGACATCGGCAGCGCCGCCTCGTCCTCGAGATCGTGACTGACCGCACGGACCGATTGCGAGAACCCGCTCACGTCGTCGAATCCGGGGCTGGTCGCCACCAACTGCGCGAGCTCGGTGCGCAGCCTCGCGATCTGCCCGTGCAGCAGGATGCGGCTGCGCCGCGCGTAGGCGTCGGCGCGACGGTCGGCCTCGCTCAGGTCGGACAGCGCGACCCGCAGGCGCGCGCTCGCGTCGCGGGTCGCCTCGTAGGCGACCGTCGCCGTGGCGACGAGGGAGAGCACGATGAGCCAGATCACCACGTTCGTCGTGATGCGCTCGACCCAGGACCCCGTGCTGGGCTCGTGCAGCAGCAGGAAGCCGGCGGCGTCGTTGAGCAGAGGACGCGCCGCGCCGACGCCGACCACCGCGGCGAGCACGAGAAGGGCCCGCCAGCGACGGCGCCGCATCCGACGCTCGGCCCACGCCACCGGCAGCACGAGCACCACCAGCAGCGCCCAGACGAGAACCGAGATGGCGATGGCGGGCAGGAACTCCACCGTTGAGTCCACGGACCGGTAGGCGCCGAGCACCGTCACCGCGATCAGGAGCGAGACGGCAGCGCTCCATCCGCTGAAGAAGCGGCCGCTGGTGAGGGTCCCCCACCAGATACGAGCCACGCGTCGCGCACTTGCGACGACACCGCCGCGGCGGGTCTCGGCGTATGTGCGGGCAGGCGTCATCGCCGGTTCCGTCCGGTCACGTCGTCGCTCGACGCAGTCGACGACACGGAATCTCCGCGCACCATCGATCTCATAGATCCCCTCAGGCCGTCGGGTCGACCTGCTTTGCGCGACTACTGTACCCAGCGCGACGCAGGAAGGGGCGTCACGGGGCCTCTTTTGCGCGCGACGTCGGGGTCGCGTTCAGATCGCGGCGAGCGCCGCATCGAGATCGGCGACGAGATCGTCCGCGTCCTCGATGCCGACCGAGAGCCGCACGACCTCCACGGGCACCGCCAGTTCGGTTCCCCGTACCGACGCGTGGGTCATCGCGTCGGGGTAGTTCACGAGGGACTCGACGCCCCCGAGCGACTCGGCGAGCGTGAACAGTCGCGTGGACTCGGCGAAGCGACGGGCCGCGGCCTGGTCGGCGAGCGCGAGCGACACGATGCCGCCGAACCCGCTCATCTGGGTGCGCGCGATGTCGTGACCGGGATGCGC
Protein-coding sequences here:
- a CDS encoding Ig-like domain repeat protein — its product is MRTRLSSRARWLALTATIVTPVIALTCAPSAALASPSDAPLASGEDWAITRAPGGYLVTVDLDEPLPIVSDAPTLVADGETLGFATESADGLSLSLFTTDASVTRAADIDKGWASADTDKAAEQPAPERVDEPTNDELVEQMSRMAPLAATADPADAGAYAVTEAEYDFGDRAVPLAGISGIRGEMTGKMYLTDAPGERPTVILLHGRHTSCSTGTANPLRWPCGPNQVNVRSYQGYEGTGRALASHGYNVLSIAANAVNSNDNQLALDYGAQARGQLILDTLGMLEKANSGAAVSFEDVSWPADDATVTRTSRTLDEALVYATTRRDAPAAPGGVNAASLVGRFDLDTVGIMGHSRGGEGATSAVTLNQGLADPYGIVSVLPLAPVDFGRMTVPDVPMAVFLPYCDGDVSNQQGQHMIDDSRGAFGDDVLRSAVWVMGANHNFFNTVWTPGMYPYATGDDWSTSDRTSSCRTADPSRLTSAQQYQVGVSYMTGFFRLTMGGETQFQSLFDGSATPSTTATSYADVRIMASQPSSATTMLTDFTRSSTLVRTAGNASAQVCANAETASSIAPSVPYCTPRTVGTARVPHWTPVRFGLNVPAYPVTRVTWTGSTTNPAAVSNGQLLITVPEGSRNVSSRTQLTLKAAPDLSVTSGTDFTITVADGSGHTFTRTASEINPFAVNRLPGGTHTSLNKIVLQQLTIPTAEMTDIDLTDVREVRIGAGVGADATGAGGLYLSDLAFDTPTSAPAKVATRTTVNVAGTVVEEGTAADTREIAVYLNRPESSPVTAWVSFVPTSGPVSAAVQGVRFAPGETCTVVEVPIAGNVQPSTTPSTAITVSATNTTGAVMGASAFNTLIVREDDGVTGSLPALPEAGVQGDACAEFEASRTAGSLTTSGTELAPGAELTLTAAGYRAGESVRFTFAGEDAATATAAADGTASATFTIAEDQALGSQTASALGAGSARLQEATVDVLAPTTTSLSLAEGASLVEGAELTFLAKIEGVETSGTVTFTDGGAASGGAGSTAPTAAAGALLGSVDVVDGVARLTLPDGLSAGSHAVVAVFGRTATAAESRSEALTFTIAAAPVTEEPGTGGETPTPGTGGEPSTPGTGGEQPIAGAPGAAPADRGDLALTGGEIASWALLAGGGLLLFGAALVIARRRAGARADS
- a CDS encoding aminotransferase class I/II-fold pyridoxal phosphate-dependent enzyme yields the protein MTHPYDERGREMLDRPESRKWSLHPGKIGAWVAEMDFGTAPVVSAALHRAVEEETLGYLSPALAERMALATASWMRRAYGWRIASERVHPVADVMAALGVAVRTFAPAGSPVIVPTPAYMPFLTYLPAIGHPVIPVPGRVVSGRWEHDIDGIDAAFLRRRAHARAVQPA
- a CDS encoding aminotransferase class I/II-fold pyridoxal phosphate-dependent enzyme → MLCNPHNPTGSVLTRDELGWIADVVERHGGRVFADEIHAPLRYGGATHVPYASLSEATAAHTVTGTSASKAWNIPGVKAAQLITSNQNDDDIYRRVGFAHVHGASTLGVVASIAAYEEGESWLAETIEYLDGNRMLLGELLAQHLPEVRYTPPEGTYLAWLDARELALPDAPADFFRERAGVVLTDGALCAAPGFLRLVLAMPRPLLADAVAAMGASARE
- a CDS encoding nuclear transport factor 2 family protein, whose translation is MSPAAAGWFAALSAGDITTLSTLLAPEAELIGPDGRRVRGSAPVIRWLMDAASPADARLHVGTVTHAHGIAAATLCVEILLSGGQHRTERGVMAVTVGRRGVRRVVIDD
- a CDS encoding TerC family protein, coding for MNVTPAIWLITIAITIAFFVFEFFVHVRKPHAPTIRESAVWSVFYIGLALLFGVGIGMVSGWTFGGEYFAGYLTEKALSIDNLFVFLIIMTGFAVPKEYQQKVLMIGIVIALIMRGAFIALGATLIENYSWVFYIFGAFLLYLAWQQAFSSHESDPSNGRIVRFARRILPVHDQYHGDRLTVKIDGKRFVTPMLLTIVAVGFIDLVFALDSIPAIYGLTQEAYIVFTANAFALMGLRQLFFLIGGLLERLVYLAQGLAVILAFIGVKLVFHALHVNELPFINGGRHIEWVPEIPIWFSLLFIGATIAVATVASLLKTRNDRLKADRDRVQGRPVATAEVDEH